A single window of Microplitis demolitor isolate Queensland-Clemson2020A chromosome 7, iyMicDemo2.1a, whole genome shotgun sequence DNA harbors:
- the LOC128668220 gene encoding uncharacterized protein LOC128668220, with amino-acid sequence MVRNYKSKNTHMSWNELAMAKAIEAVNQGEMGYLAASKAFGVPKTTLRRRSNFYKLNNDIEFVSSKGLPRKFTPVFSPVQESELVSYLKDLESRLFGLSSFEVRILAYQLAEKNQIKHPFVNGVAGEDWLQGFLKRNPTLSLRKPESTSAARAAGFNRIVIQNFFNLLKQIMEKYNLLPHRIFNVDETGCSSVPKTHGKIIVEKGKKQVGILTSAERGKNVTMELCVSASGQFLPPLFIFPRKRMKPNLLNNTIPGSWGLCHSSGWMQHDLFLQWFQWFVDQVKPTSEDPVLLILDGHTTHTNNLDVIDYARDHHVVILCLPPHCTHRLQPLDVSVMKPISSYYEQEVKKWLSEHPGRVVTPEVLPMLFSNALNKAAKPETIINGFRKTGIYPMNPDIFDSKDFAPADTTNSNKPPEEQSLENLTQSLSDLCKTDFIEGPEPEQQPEQQQLEQQELRQQEPEKPELQQQLEEPVIIPIASTSTGKPSLRPPSRYFRPQIIDESSDEEMEKSLTENITKTAASSKATMRQNTSKFYVTPYDIKPLPSRDSPPKKRRRGVTRILTSKQYRDELEEKKNNQKIKNIIAEKVTNKNKAPKIKKKKSSQKEDSDCHCLYCNGLYSESKESWIQCNNCKMWSHDSCASIEEDFSDEYTCDYCENN; translated from the exons atggtgcgcaattataaatcaaaaaatactcATATGTCATGGAATGAATTGGCTATGGCAAAAGCTATCGAAGCAGTTAACCAAGGAGAGATGGGATATCTTGCTGCTTCAAAAGCGTTTGGAGTACCAAAAACCACTCTGAGACGCCGatccaatttttataaattaaacaatgatATAGAGTTTGTATCATCGAAAG ggCTACCCAGAAAGTTTACTCCAGTTTTTAGTCCTGTGCAAGAATCCGAACTTGTCagttatttaaaagatttagaAAGTCGATTATTTGGATTATCAAGCTTCGAGGTGAGAATCCTCGCTTATCAGCTcgctgaaaaaaatcaaattaaacaTCCATTTGTAAATGGAGTAGCTGGAGAAGATTGGCTGCAAGGATTTTTGAAACGTAACCCCACCTTATCGTTACGCAAACCTGAAAGCACATCAGCAGCACGGGCAGctggtttcaatcggattgtcattcaaaatttttttaacttactaAAACAGATTATGGAAAAATACAATCTACTTCCTCATCGTATTTTTAACGTAGATGAAACTGGCTGTAGTAGTGTCCCAAAAACTCACGGGAAAATCATTGTTGAGAAAGGAAAAAAACAAGTTGGAATTTTAACGTCAGCTGAGCGAGGTAAAAATGTGACAATGGAGCTTTGTGTTTCAGCTTCAGGACAATTTTTACCACCATTGTTCATTTTTCCTCGTAAGCGTATGAAACCCAACTTGTTGAATAATACAATCCCAGGAAGTTGGGGGCTTTGTCATTCCAGTGGCTGGATGCAACATGATCTCTTCTTGCAGTGGTTCCAATGGTTTGTTGACCAGGTTAAGCCAACTTCTGAAGATCCAGTGCTGCTGATTTTGGATGGGCATACGACACACACTAACAATTTAGATGTGATTGACTACGCTCGTGATCATCACGTTGTAATTCTTTGCTTGCCACCTCATTGCACTCACCGTTTACAACCATTGGATGTCAGTGTAATGAAACCAATATCTTCTTATTATGAgcaagaagtaaaaaaatggttATCAGAGCACCCAGGAAGAGTCGTCACGCCTGAAGTTCTGCCAATGCTGTTCAGTAATGCATTAAATAAAGCAGCAAAGCCTGAAACTATAATAAATGGTTTCCGAAAAACTGGAATTTACCCAATGAATCCAGATATTTTTGACTCAAAAGATTTTGCTCCTGCCGACACTACCAATAGCAACAAACCACCTGAAGAACAATCACTAGAAAATCTGACCCAAAGTCTGAGTGATTTGTGCAAGACAGATTTTATTGAAGGACCTGAACCCGAGCAACAACCTGAACAGCAGCAACTTGAGCAACAAGAGCTTAGACAGCAAGAGCCAGAAAAACCTGAACTGCAACAACAACTTGAAGAGCCAGTAATTATTCCAATTGCCTCCACCTCCACTGGTAAACCATCGTTGAGGCCCCCATCTAGGTACTTTAGACCACAAATTATTGACGAAAGCTCCGATGAAGAGATGGAAAAATCTCTTACTGAAAATATCACTAAAACTGCTGCATCATCCAAAGCAACGATGAGACAAAACACATCGAAGTTTTATGTAACACCTTACGACATCAAGCCATTGCCATCAAGAGACTCCCCGCCAAAAAAACGACGTCGAGGTGTGACGAGGATTTTAACCAGTAAACAATACCGTGATGAgttggaagaaaaaaaaaataatcaaaaaataaaaaatataatagcagAAAAAGTCACTAATAAAAACAAAgctccaaaaattaaaaaaaaaaaaagttctcaaaAAGAAGACAGTGATTGCCATTGCCTGTATTGTAATGGACTCTATTCTGAATCAAAGGAATCATGGATTCAGTGCAATAACTGCAAAATGTGGTCTCACGATTCCTGTGCAAGTATTGAGGAAGATTTTTCAGATGAATATACCTGTGATtactgtgaaaataattaa